Proteins found in one Syntrophobacterales bacterium genomic segment:
- a CDS encoding iron ABC transporter permease — MKRNIRWIFVIAVLFLALAGVSLLSLCTGAAAIPPGRILTILFTDDGSTFRSILVDIRIPRLILGFSVGGALSLAGVILQGTFRNNLVEPYTLGISGGAALGVSVAAIMGLGHMLGVYAQPAAGFAGSLLVILFLYLMNASRGALKAPSLLLTGVMVSFISSSFVLLIMSISRTEQLHDILFWIIGSLGEADWILVKFSLFVTLSGLAVSYLFCVDLNALALGEDEALHLGVNVERTKQSVLVVASLLAGVSVSISGVIGFVGLVVPHFVRMWVGVDHRIVMIASFLSGAIFLILCDTAAKTLVMPMELPVGVITGILGGILFIYALTKKELSLGRQ, encoded by the coding sequence GTGAAAAGAAACATTCGATGGATCTTCGTGATCGCGGTCCTTTTTCTGGCGCTTGCCGGCGTATCTCTTCTCTCTCTGTGTACAGGAGCCGCAGCTATTCCGCCGGGACGGATCCTCACTATTCTGTTCACGGACGATGGAAGCACGTTCCGCAGTATTCTTGTCGATATACGCATTCCTCGGCTGATTCTCGGGTTTTCGGTGGGCGGGGCGCTGAGCCTCGCAGGAGTCATCCTTCAAGGGACGTTTCGGAACAATCTCGTCGAACCTTATACCTTAGGTATATCCGGTGGAGCAGCCTTGGGGGTTTCGGTGGCTGCCATTATGGGTCTTGGCCATATGTTAGGGGTATATGCCCAACCAGCCGCCGGATTTGCAGGCAGCCTCCTAGTGATCCTTTTTCTCTACCTCATGAACGCCAGTAGGGGGGCTTTAAAAGCCCCGAGCCTTCTCCTCACCGGGGTCATGGTGAGCTTCATATCATCTTCTTTTGTTCTCCTCATTATGTCTATTTCCAGGACAGAGCAACTCCATGATATCCTTTTCTGGATCATTGGTTCTCTCGGTGAAGCGGATTGGATCCTCGTGAAGTTCTCCCTGTTTGTGACCCTTTCCGGATTGGCAGTCTCCTATCTTTTCTGTGTTGACCTTAACGCCCTGGCTTTAGGGGAGGATGAGGCGCTACATCTTGGTGTCAACGTGGAGCGCACGAAACAGTCGGTTCTCGTCGTCGCGTCTCTCCTTGCCGGAGTGTCTGTATCTATTTCCGGGGTCATCGGTTTTGTGGGTCTCGTGGTTCCCCATTTTGTCAGGATGTGGGTGGGGGTAGACCACAGGATTGTTATGATCGCCTCATTTTTGTCGGGAGCCATCTTTCTGATCCTCTGCGATACTGCGGCCAAGACCCTTGTCATGCCAATGGAATTGCCGGTGGGGGTAATAACGGGAATCCTGGGCGGGATTCTTTTTATTTATGCCCTTACCAAAAAAGAGCTGTCTCTTGGGAGGCAGTAG
- a CDS encoding ABC transporter ATP-binding protein, translated as MLEIRNLTCGYGSDPVLKNISVTVRTGEFVTIIGPNGSGKTTFMRAVSRVIKPANGLITLDGRNVSDFSFKEFARMVAVAGNLRDTDLPMSVFEFVLLGRIPHLKGLSALENRTDFAHAHDAMALTGTLDLGKRSVNSLSSGERQIVFIARALAQEPRLLLLDEPTSYLDITHQARVMDLVKKLNSEQNLTIITILHDLNLASHYCDRILLFKDGTLTRDGSPGEVLTKEILEEVYRTPVVILENPATGRPYVCQLPSPQ; from the coding sequence ATGCTCGAGATACGAAACCTCACGTGTGGATACGGGTCTGACCCGGTATTGAAGAATATAAGCGTAACGGTTAGGACCGGAGAATTCGTAACAATCATCGGACCCAATGGTTCCGGCAAGACCACGTTTATGAGGGCTGTCTCCAGAGTAATAAAGCCCGCCAATGGCCTCATTACTCTGGATGGCAGGAATGTGAGTGATTTCAGCTTCAAGGAGTTCGCCCGAATGGTCGCCGTTGCGGGCAATCTCCGGGATACGGATCTTCCCATGTCCGTTTTTGAGTTTGTGCTTCTGGGGAGGATACCTCACCTTAAGGGGTTGTCAGCGCTGGAGAACAGGACGGATTTCGCTCACGCCCATGACGCTATGGCCCTTACCGGGACTCTTGATCTTGGGAAGAGGTCCGTCAACAGTCTGAGCAGCGGAGAGAGGCAGATAGTTTTTATTGCCAGGGCGCTGGCACAGGAACCGCGCCTCCTTCTGCTTGACGAACCTACCAGTTACCTTGATATTACGCACCAGGCGAGAGTCATGGATCTGGTCAAAAAACTGAACAGTGAACAAAATCTGACCATCATTACCATCCTCCATGACCTCAATCTTGCTTCACATTATTGTGACAGGATTCTGCTCTTTAAGGATGGAACCTTAACCAGGGATGGTTCTCCCGGGGAAGTATTGACGAAGGAGATCTTAGAAGAGGTCTACAGGACGCCCGTCGTCATCCTCGAAAACCCCGCCACAGGAAGACCCTATGTGTGCCAATTACCCTCACCTCAGTAA
- a CDS encoding peptidoglycan recognition protein family protein — protein sequence MNIMQDLIPAGRRNRPGRANPMTFITIHNTGNRSKGADVKSHAAYIKGEKATNGPVSWHYTMDEKNIYQHLPDNEDGFHAGDGNRKGIGIEICMNSDGDLQGATDMAAELTAYLCKEHNILVANVVQHNQWNKTKDCPQLLRSGSSYPWDVFINKVVALLGISSPARPPQTTKQYGTFSKARG from the coding sequence ATGAACATTATGCAGGACCTTATACCCGCGGGGCGGAGGAATAGACCCGGCAGGGCTAACCCCATGACGTTTATAACGATTCACAACACGGGCAACAGGTCAAAAGGTGCGGACGTGAAAAGCCACGCAGCGTACATCAAAGGCGAAAAAGCCACAAACGGACCCGTATCGTGGCATTACACAATGGACGAAAAGAACATATACCAGCACTTGCCCGACAATGAGGACGGCTTCCACGCCGGGGACGGAAACCGTAAAGGCATAGGTATTGAAATTTGCATGAACAGCGACGGCGATTTACAAGGCGCGACGGACATGGCGGCGGAGCTTACGGCGTATTTATGTAAGGAGCATAATATCCTTGTTGCAAATGTCGTACAACATAATCAGTGGAACAAGACGAAAGATTGTCCGCAGCTTTTACGCAGCGGCAGTTCCTACCCATGGGACGTGTTTATCAACAAAGTCGTGGCATTGTTAGGGATAAGCTCACCTGCGCGACCACCGCAAACGACAAAACAATATGGGACTTTCTCAAAAGCAAGGGGTTAA
- a CDS encoding TRAP transporter large permease: MDGPIVGIYGIIIMFAILFLFKIPAGFTMALVGFLGVAYVTSMKAALGMIGTELWNIFSSYGLTVIPMFILVGEFAHYGGYSNGLYKVTYKWFGQYKGGLAITTIMACAIFSAISGSNTATAATMSTIAIPEMKKYNYHPQLSAGSVAAGATLGVLIPPSIVLVVYGLYTGQSIGKLFFGNVIPSAILTILIAATVIYICRRNPEWGPKGPKSTWLERLKALPDLIDITILFIIIMYALFTGVVTATEAAAASCAIALVLCLVRKKITWEGFIASIVDTLRISCLVFTIVAGAVIFGRFLAVTRLPYEAASMISSLTLPGWALFWIIILCYIIGGCVMDALAFLLVSLPIFYPIVMQMGYDPIWFGQVICIVTTMGSIMPPIGICCYVVAGMAKDIPLGTVFRGSLYYIPSYIISIILLMLFPYATVLVLSNIVK; the protein is encoded by the coding sequence ATGGACGGACCTATCGTTGGTATATACGGCATCATCATTATGTTCGCTATCCTGTTCCTGTTTAAAATACCTGCAGGGTTTACCATGGCCCTTGTCGGTTTCTTAGGAGTAGCGTATGTCACCTCCATGAAGGCGGCCCTTGGCATGATAGGAACGGAGCTCTGGAATATCTTCTCGAGTTACGGTCTCACCGTAATCCCCATGTTCATCCTGGTAGGCGAGTTTGCCCATTACGGCGGCTATAGCAACGGCCTCTACAAGGTGACTTACAAGTGGTTCGGCCAGTATAAAGGCGGCCTTGCCATAACGACCATCATGGCATGCGCCATCTTTTCCGCAATCAGCGGCTCCAATACTGCGACCGCCGCCACCATGAGCACCATTGCCATACCGGAGATGAAAAAGTACAACTACCATCCCCAACTGAGCGCTGGTTCGGTAGCAGCTGGCGCAACATTGGGCGTTCTCATCCCACCCAGTATCGTCCTTGTGGTCTATGGCCTCTATACGGGGCAATCCATCGGTAAGCTTTTCTTCGGGAATGTGATCCCCAGCGCCATATTGACCATCCTTATCGCGGCCACCGTGATCTATATATGCCGGCGGAACCCGGAGTGGGGACCTAAAGGCCCAAAAAGCACATGGCTGGAAAGACTGAAAGCCCTTCCAGACCTCATCGATATCACGATTCTCTTTATAATCATCATGTATGCCCTTTTCACCGGAGTGGTCACCGCGACGGAAGCTGCGGCGGCAAGCTGCGCCATAGCGCTCGTCCTGTGCCTCGTGCGGAAAAAAATTACATGGGAAGGCTTTATCGCCTCAATTGTGGATACACTCCGCATCTCCTGTCTCGTATTCACAATAGTGGCGGGTGCTGTCATCTTCGGCAGGTTCTTAGCTGTGACACGTCTACCTTACGAGGCTGCATCCATGATATCAAGCCTCACCCTTCCTGGCTGGGCGCTTTTCTGGATCATTATACTCTGCTACATTATAGGAGGCTGTGTTATGGATGCCCTCGCGTTCCTTCTCGTTTCACTACCCATATTCTACCCTATCGTCATGCAGATGGGATATGACCCAATATGGTTCGGCCAGGTAATATGTATTGTCACCACCATGGGATCAATCATGCCCCCAATAGGTATCTGCTGTTACGTCGTGGCGGGGATGGCAAAAGACATCCCCTTGGGGACCGTGTTCAGAGGGAGTCTCTACTATATCCCGTCTTACATAATTTCCATAATACTTCTCATGCTTTTTCCGTACGCGACAGTCCTTGTGCTGTCGAACATCGTGAAATAG
- a CDS encoding TRAP transporter small permease has protein sequence MNHLDRLNIFLNKLFLILGGVAVLGLMILATSNVVLRIFHMPYMGAYEIVSFLGAVVIAFALGYTQKKKDHIVVDILTEKFPGPLNRFLDRINYFVTLIFFSIVTWQIFVWGMKIWESHEVSETMKIIYYPFVFCVSLGFGTLSLTLLIDLLKTFKKKEEN, from the coding sequence ATGAATCATCTTGACAGGCTGAATATATTTCTCAACAAGCTCTTTCTAATTCTGGGAGGCGTCGCGGTACTGGGACTCATGATCCTTGCCACCAGCAACGTAGTGCTCCGTATTTTTCACATGCCTTACATGGGGGCTTACGAGATCGTCTCGTTCTTGGGAGCGGTGGTGATCGCCTTTGCCCTCGGTTACACCCAGAAAAAGAAAGACCATATCGTCGTTGACATTCTTACCGAAAAATTTCCTGGTCCGCTCAACCGGTTCCTTGACCGCATCAACTATTTCGTGACCCTCATATTCTTCTCAATTGTAACATGGCAGATCTTTGTGTGGGGTATGAAGATATGGGAATCCCATGAAGTCTCCGAAACTATGAAGATCATATACTATCCTTTTGTTTTTTGCGTCTCACTGGGCTTCGGAACGTTGTCTCTCACGCTCCTCATTGATTTGCTTAAAACATTTAAGAAGAAAGAGGAAAATTAG
- a CDS encoding TRAP transporter substrate-binding protein produces MSSRKLTVVIVLFVFFTVSLLVCPFSAKSQTITLKYANFPPATTFPCVQMERWAKEVEKRTGGKVKVQTFPGSTLLPAKNIFDGVLTGMADIGNFAMSYQPGRFPISEAVDLPLGFASAKAASLTLYDLVEKYKPKEFEKVKIITLFTCPPADIMTSKPAKSLKDLKGMELRVSGTGADVIKRLGGIPVAMPQSETPEAIQKGVVKGIVSSLEVLKDINFAAYCPFATEANLFVASFAVVMNKDKWNSLPSDVKKVIDDLRREQAEWTGKYVDNHVKESLAWSKQKYNHQVITFSKTDRTEMLKLLKPMVDDYTKRVTGQGLPGEQILKDTYLLKAKYEKVNK; encoded by the coding sequence ATGAGCAGCAGGAAGTTAACAGTTGTCATCGTTCTCTTTGTTTTTTTCACCGTCTCCCTCCTCGTCTGTCCTTTTTCCGCGAAAAGCCAAACCATCACCCTGAAGTATGCGAACTTCCCTCCCGCCACTACCTTCCCCTGCGTCCAGATGGAGAGATGGGCAAAAGAAGTCGAAAAGAGAACGGGCGGAAAGGTGAAGGTCCAAACATTCCCCGGCAGCACGCTCCTGCCTGCGAAGAATATCTTCGACGGGGTATTGACCGGCATGGCCGATATCGGCAACTTCGCCATGAGCTACCAGCCGGGTCGCTTCCCGATCTCGGAGGCAGTTGACCTTCCACTGGGATTCGCCTCCGCGAAGGCGGCAAGCCTTACATTATACGATCTCGTGGAGAAATATAAACCCAAGGAATTTGAAAAGGTGAAGATTATCACCTTATTTACCTGCCCTCCGGCAGACATCATGACAAGTAAGCCGGCAAAGTCCTTGAAGGATTTGAAAGGCATGGAACTCAGGGTATCGGGTACCGGCGCCGATGTAATCAAAAGATTGGGGGGGATCCCTGTCGCCATGCCTCAATCCGAGACCCCTGAGGCGATACAGAAGGGTGTGGTGAAGGGAATCGTCTCCTCCCTGGAGGTATTGAAAGACATCAACTTTGCCGCTTATTGCCCCTTTGCCACGGAGGCAAACCTCTTTGTCGCCTCCTTTGCGGTGGTGATGAATAAAGATAAATGGAACTCTCTCCCTTCCGATGTAAAGAAAGTGATCGACGACTTACGAAGGGAGCAGGCGGAATGGACGGGAAAATATGTGGACAACCATGTAAAGGAGTCCCTTGCCTGGTCTAAGCAGAAGTACAACCACCAGGTAATCACATTTTCAAAGACAGACAGAACCGAGATGCTGAAACTCTTAAAACCCATGGTCGACGACTACACAAAGAGGGTGACGGGCCAGGGGCTTCCGGGAGAGCAAATATTGAAAGATACCTATCTCTTGAAAGCAAAATACGAGAAAGTAAATAAATGA
- a CDS encoding DUF6125 family protein, producing MNTLQFDNEQLWLYVEFMLNTFRRVDGFWFLGVEHTYGYDAAIRMNEEVWHRMGKIMTREIKEKFSIEEKGLKAVAKVLRYSPWSLISGFDIEEKDEEVILSAPHCSSQEARLKKGVGEYDCKDMHLGEFESIVKEVDSNVQVECIFAPPDPHPEKLFCKWRFTMSGSKKDVSKNLTQNSAQ from the coding sequence ATGAATACACTTCAATTTGATAACGAACAACTGTGGCTATACGTCGAGTTTATGCTGAACACGTTCAGAAGGGTTGATGGGTTCTGGTTTCTCGGAGTGGAACATACATACGGTTACGATGCAGCAATCAGGATGAACGAAGAAGTGTGGCACAGGATGGGCAAGATCATGACCCGGGAAATCAAAGAGAAGTTCTCTATTGAGGAAAAAGGGCTGAAAGCCGTCGCCAAAGTCCTCAGGTATTCTCCCTGGTCGCTGATAAGTGGATTTGACATTGAGGAGAAAGACGAAGAAGTGATACTGTCGGCGCCCCATTGCAGTTCTCAGGAGGCTCGGCTAAAAAAAGGTGTAGGAGAATATGACTGTAAGGATATGCACTTGGGTGAATTTGAGAGTATCGTTAAGGAGGTTGACAGTAACGTTCAGGTCGAATGTATCTTTGCTCCTCCCGACCCTCATCCCGAAAAGCTATTCTGCAAGTGGCGCTTCACTATGAGCGGAAGCAAAAAAGACGTCTCTAAAAATCTTACCCAAAATTCAGCGCAATAA
- a CDS encoding site-2 protease family protein, whose protein sequence is MVKIILFILTIASTYFVQGLAYSIPLMTILLSHEMGHYFMSRHYGMPATLPYFIPFPLSPFGTLGAIIKVKGSITNKRALFDIGAAGPLAGFIAAVPFAMLGIKWSTIQIVAPDAPFVRLGDPLIFQILQHLIVGEIPTGYDLVLHPIGYAGWVGFFITALNLLPVGQLDGGHVLYAVFGEKSKWIFITVVIALGLTAIFYNPGWLLLVILLIIFGRRHPQPADMETELDSQRKALAFVILLIFLLSFTPAPFPQLNFNLPESKGIPI, encoded by the coding sequence ATGGTAAAAATCATACTTTTTATCCTCACCATAGCTTCCACCTATTTCGTGCAGGGTCTCGCATACAGCATTCCCCTCATGACCATACTCCTCTCCCACGAGATGGGTCACTACTTCATGAGCAGGCATTACGGCATGCCCGCGACCCTCCCCTACTTCATCCCTTTCCCTCTCTCGCCCTTCGGTACCTTGGGCGCCATAATAAAGGTGAAGGGCTCCATCACAAACAAAAGAGCTCTATTCGATATCGGTGCCGCCGGCCCCCTGGCTGGTTTTATCGCGGCAGTCCCCTTTGCCATGCTGGGTATCAAATGGTCCACGATTCAGATCGTTGCTCCGGACGCACCCTTTGTCCGACTCGGCGACCCTCTCATATTCCAGATCCTCCAACATCTCATCGTGGGCGAGATACCTACCGGCTACGATCTGGTACTCCACCCGATAGGGTATGCGGGATGGGTCGGCTTTTTCATCACAGCCCTAAATCTCCTTCCCGTAGGACAACTTGACGGAGGGCATGTGCTTTACGCCGTATTTGGTGAAAAAAGCAAATGGATCTTCATAACAGTCGTCATAGCCCTCGGACTCACCGCGATTTTTTATAATCCCGGCTGGCTCCTTCTCGTCATACTCCTCATTATCTTCGGCAGACGTCATCCTCAGCCTGCCGATATGGAAACAGAACTCGACAGCCAGAGGAAGGCCCTTGCCTTTGTGATCCTCCTTATATTTCTACTCTCCTTTACCCCTGCGCCATTCCCCCAATTGAACTTCAATCTTCCCGAGAGCAAGGGTATACCGATATAG